The following are from one region of the Escherichia sp. E4742 genome:
- a CDS encoding ABC transporter ATP-binding protein yields MAHNAKGQGLILDNVSAGYHKKIIVDGVSFSVPTEKMTVLVGANGCGKSTLLSTIARILQPMGGSILLDGKAIHEQPTKALSRRLGILPQSPLLPEGLTVYELVSRGRFPWQNFIRQWSDADEQAVEEALKLTGTQEFAHLPVEKLSGGQRQRCWIAMVLAQKTPYILLDEPTTWLDLRYQVEILELLHDLTRHHGRTVVVVLHDLNFAVNYGDTLIFLRQGKVVRVLNEGEHCTPELVKAVFDVDVHASINPLTGKPFFMPFRGVEKV; encoded by the coding sequence GTGGCACATAACGCAAAAGGGCAGGGGCTGATCCTCGACAATGTTTCTGCCGGGTATCACAAGAAAATCATTGTTGATGGTGTTTCTTTCTCCGTTCCCACAGAAAAAATGACCGTTCTGGTTGGGGCAAACGGCTGTGGAAAGTCGACGTTGCTCAGCACCATTGCACGTATCTTGCAACCTATGGGCGGCTCGATATTGCTGGATGGTAAAGCGATTCACGAGCAACCAACGAAAGCGTTATCCCGCAGACTTGGGATCTTGCCGCAGTCGCCATTATTGCCGGAGGGCTTAACCGTTTATGAACTGGTGTCGCGTGGGCGTTTTCCCTGGCAGAATTTCATACGTCAATGGAGCGACGCCGACGAGCAGGCGGTAGAAGAGGCCCTGAAATTAACCGGAACGCAGGAGTTTGCACATTTACCTGTTGAAAAACTCTCTGGTGGGCAGCGTCAGCGTTGCTGGATTGCGATGGTGTTGGCGCAAAAGACGCCTTATATCCTGCTGGATGAACCCACAACCTGGCTTGATTTACGTTATCAGGTTGAAATTCTTGAGTTATTACATGATTTAACGCGTCATCACGGGCGTACAGTCGTCGTGGTGTTGCATGATCTGAATTTTGCCGTCAATTACGGCGATACGTTGATATTTTTACGCCAGGGGAAAGTGGTGCGTGTGTTGAATGAGGGGGAGCATTGCACACCTGAGCTGGTAAAAGCTGTCTTTGACGTTGATGTTCACGCATCAATAAATCCTCTGACGGGAAAGCCGTTCTTCATGCCGTTTCGTGGTGTAGAAAAAGTATGA
- a CDS encoding TonB-dependent siderophore receptor, whose translation MAKFTPSFSGIKGRALFSLLFAAPMIHATDTATTKDGETITVTADANTATEATDGYQPLSTSTATLTDMPMLDIPQVVNTVSDQVLENQNATTLDEALYNVSNVVQTNTLGGTQDAFVRRGFGANRDGSIMTNGLRTVLPRSFNAATERVEVLKGPASTLYGILDPGGLINVVTKRPEKTFHGSVSATSSSFGGGTGQLDITGPIEGTQLAYRLTGEVQDEDYWRNFGKERSTFIAPSLTWFGDNATVTMLYSHRDYKTPFDRGTIFDLTTKQPVNVDRKIRFDEPFNITDGQSDLAQLNAEYHLNSQWTARFDYSYSQDKYSDNQARVTAYDATTGTLTRRVDATQGSTQRMHSTRADLQGNVDIAGFYNEILGGVSYEYYDLLRTDMIRCKNAKDFNIYNPVYGNTSKCTTVSASDSDQTIKQESYSAYAQDALYLTDNWIAVAGIRYQYYTQYAGKGRPFNVNTDSRDEQWTPKLGLVYKLTPSVSLFANYSQTFMPQSSIASYIGDLPPESSNAYEVGAKFELFDGITADIALFDIHKRNVLYTESIGDETIAKTAGRVRSKGVEVDLAGALTENINIIASYGYTDAKVLEDPDYAGKPLPNVPRHTGSLFLTYDIHNMPGNNTLTFGGGGHGVSRRSATNGADYYLPGYFVADAFAAYKMKLQYPVTLQLNVKNLFDKTYYTSSIATNNLGNQIGDPREVQFTVKMEF comes from the coding sequence ATGGCTAAGTTCACACCTTCATTTTCAGGAATCAAAGGTCGGGCGCTCTTTTCACTGCTCTTTGCAGCACCGATGATTCATGCAACCGACACTGCAACGACCAAAGATGGCGAAACAATCACTGTTACAGCGGATGCAAATACCGCAACTGAGGCGACCGATGGTTATCAACCTCTGAGCACCTCCACGGCGACATTAACCGATATGCCGATGCTGGATATCCCGCAGGTGGTCAATACGGTTAGCGATCAAGTACTGGAGAATCAGAATGCGACGACGCTGGATGAGGCGCTTTATAACGTCAGTAACGTGGTACAGACCAATACATTAGGCGGGACTCAGGATGCTTTTGTACGTCGTGGGTTTGGCGCTAACCGGGATGGCTCCATCATGACCAACGGTCTGCGAACCGTACTTCCTCGCAGCTTCAACGCTGCAACAGAACGTGTGGAAGTGCTAAAAGGTCCGGCCTCCACGCTGTATGGCATTCTTGATCCTGGCGGACTGATTAACGTCGTGACAAAGCGCCCGGAAAAAACATTCCATGGTTCTGTATCAGCCACGTCCTCCAGTTTCGGTGGTGGCACTGGGCAACTTGATATCACAGGCCCCATTGAAGGCACTCAGCTGGCATACCGCCTGACGGGGGAAGTGCAGGATGAAGATTACTGGCGAAACTTTGGTAAAGAGCGCAGTACATTTATTGCCCCATCACTTACCTGGTTTGGTGATAATGCAACAGTAACCATGCTCTATTCACATCGGGATTATAAAACGCCGTTCGATCGTGGAACGATTTTCGACCTTACGACGAAACAGCCCGTAAACGTTGATCGAAAAATACGTTTCGACGAACCGTTTAATATTACAGATGGTCAGTCCGATCTGGCGCAACTCAACGCAGAATATCATCTCAATAGCCAGTGGACAGCGCGCTTTGATTACAGCTACAGCCAGGATAAATACAGCGATAATCAGGCTCGTGTTACTGCGTATGATGCAACGACAGGAACGCTGACACGGCGTGTTGATGCAACTCAGGGATCTACCCAGCGTATGCATTCTACTCGTGCGGATCTGCAAGGGAATGTTGATATTGCTGGGTTCTATAATGAGATTCTGGGTGGGGTGTCATATGAATATTATGATCTTCTGCGCACAGATATGATTCGCTGTAAAAACGCTAAAGATTTCAATATCTACAACCCCGTTTATGGCAATACCAGCAAATGCACAACTGTCTCGGCGTCGGACAGCGATCAGACGATCAAACAGGAGAGCTACTCAGCTTATGCACAGGACGCACTCTATCTGACCGATAACTGGATTGCCGTCGCCGGGATCCGCTATCAGTATTACACGCAGTATGCGGGTAAAGGCCGTCCTTTTAATGTCAATACTGACAGCCGCGATGAACAATGGACGCCCAAACTGGGGTTGGTCTACAAACTGACGCCATCGGTATCCTTATTTGCCAATTATTCGCAAACATTTATGCCGCAATCGTCAATTGCCAGCTACATTGGCGATCTTCCACCGGAATCATCTAATGCTTACGAAGTCGGGGCAAAATTCGAGCTGTTCGATGGTATAACTGCAGATATTGCGCTGTTTGATATCCATAAACGTAACGTCTTGTATACCGAAAGTATTGGTGACGAAACCATCGCCAAAACGGCAGGCCGCGTTCGTTCAAAAGGGGTAGAAGTCGACCTTGCGGGAGCATTAACTGAAAACATTAATATCATTGCCAGCTACGGCTATACCGATGCTAAGGTTCTGGAAGACCCTGATTATGCAGGAAAACCATTGCCGAATGTTCCTCGTCATACCGGTTCGCTATTCCTGACCTATGATATTCATAACATGCCAGGCAATAACACACTGACGTTTGGCGGCGGCGGACATGGTGTAAGCCGTCGTTCGGCAACCAATGGGGCTGACTATTATCTGCCAGGCTATTTCGTTGCCGATGCCTTCGCCGCGTACAAAATGAAATTGCAGTATCCGGTCACACTGCAATTAAACGTCAAAAACCTGTTTGATAAAACGTATTACACCTCTTCCATCGCCACAAATAATCTGGGTAATCAGATTGGCGATCCGCGTGAAGTGCAATTCACGGTGAAAATGGAATTTTGA